From a single Tursiops truncatus isolate mTurTru1 chromosome 20, mTurTru1.mat.Y, whole genome shotgun sequence genomic region:
- the KLHL11 gene encoding kelch-like protein 11 isoform X2, giving the protein MAAAAVAAAAAAAAAASLQVLEMESMETAAAGSAGLAAEVRGSGTVDFGPGPGLSAMEASGGDPGPEAEDFECSSHCSELSWRQNEQRRQGLFCDITLCFGGAGGREFRAHRSVLAAATEYFTPLLSGQFSESRSGRVEMRKWSSEPGPEPDTVEAVIEYMYTGRIRVSTGSVHEVLELADRQPRPWLEREGKSFLPCMTMCAGFLTTEFLIFIFEFTCVISHQ; this is encoded by the exons atggcggcggcggcggtggcggcagcagcagcggcggctGCGGCTGCATCTCTGCAGGTGCTAGAGATGGAGAGCATGGAGACGGCCGCCGCCGGCTCGGCAGGGCTGGCCGCCGAAGTCAGAGGCAGCGGCACGGTGGACTTCGGGCCTGGGCCTGGCTTGTCTGCAATGGAAGCGAGCGGGGGCGACCCGGGCCCGGAGGCCGAGGATTTCGAGTGCAGCTCTCACTGCTCGGAGCTGTCATGGAGGCAGAACGAGCAGCGGCGCCAGGGCCTCTTCTGCGACATTACCTTGTGCTTCGGCGGTGCGGGAGGCCGCGAGTTCCGGGCCCATCGCTCGGTGCTGGCCGCCGCCACCGAGTACTTCACGCCCCTGCTCTCGGGCCAGTTCTCCGAGTCCCGCTCGGGCCGGGTGGAGATGCGCAAGTGGAGCTCCGAGCCCGGGCCCGAACCCGACACGGTGGAAGCTGTTATCGAGTACATGTACACCGGGCGCATCCGCGTCAGCACGGGCAGTGTGCACGAGGTGCTGGAGTTGGCCGACAG GCAGCCGAGGCCATGGCTGGAAAGAGAGGGTAAGTCCTTCCTTCCTTGCATGACGATGTGTGCAGGGTTCCTGACTACTGAATTCCTAATTTTCATATTTGAATTCACATGTGTGATTTCACATCAGTAA
- the KLHL10 gene encoding kelch-like protein 10 isoform X3 — protein MMKLIIEYAYTRTVPITPDNMENLLVAADQFNIMGIVRACCEFLESELCLDNCIGICKFTDYIYCPELRRKTYTFILHNFEEMVKVSEEFLELSVTELKDIIEKDELNVKQEDAVFEAIVKWTSYDPQNRKQHISVLLPKVRLGLMHAEYFMTNVKMNDYIKDSEECKPVIINALKAMYDLNMNGSSNSDFTNPLTRPRLPYAILFAIGGWSGGSPTNTIEAYDARADRWLNVTCEEESPRAYHGTAYLKGYVYIIGGFDSIDYFNSVKRFNPVKKTWHQVSPMHSKRCYVSVTVLGNFIYAMGGFDGYVRLNTAERYEPETNQWTLIAPMHEQRSDASATTLHGKVYICGGFNGNECLSTAEVYNAESNQWTVIAPMRSRRSGIGVTAYGEHVYAVGGFDGANRLRSAEVYSPVANIWRTIPTMFTPRSNFGIGVVDDLLFVVGGFNGFTTTFNVECYDEKTEEWYDAHDMSIYRSALSCCVVPGLANVEEYAARRGNFTGLALRDEVRHSASTSTLPV, from the exons ATGATGAAGCTAATTATCGAATATGCGTACACCCGGACTGTCCCCATCACACCAGACAACATGGAGAACCTGCTGGTTGCTGCAGACCAATTTAACATCATGGGTATTGTCAGGGCTTGCTGTGAGTTCCTCGAGTCGGAGCTGTGTTTGGATAATTGTATCGGCATCTGCAAGTTCACAGACTACATCTACTGCCCTGAGCTGAGGCGGAAGACCTACACGTTCATACTGCACAACTTTGAGGAGATGGTGAAAGTCTCAGAAGAGTTTTTAGAGCTCTCAGTCACTGAACTTAAGGATATCATTGAGAAAGATGAACTCAACGTCAAACAAGAAGATGCTGTATTTGAGGCCATTGTAAAATGGACTTCTTATGACCCCCAAAATAGAAAGCAGCATATTTCAGTCTTGCTTCCCAAG GTTCGCCTGGGTCTAATGCATGCTGAATACTTCATGACCAATGTTAAGATGAATGACTATATCAAAGACAGCGAGGAATGCAAGCCAGTCATCATTAATGCACTGAAGGCCATGTATGACCTAAACATGAACGGATCTTCTAATTCTGACTTCACCAACCCACTCACCAGGCCCCGCCTGCCCTACGCCATCCTATTTGCAATTGGTGGCTGGAGTGGTGGGAGCCCCACCAATACCATTGAGGCATATGATGCTCGGGCAGACAGATGGCTGAATGTCACTTGTGAGGAAGAGAGTCCTCGTGCCTACCACGGGACAGCTTATTTGAAAGGCTATGTTTATATCATTGGGGGGTTCGATAGTATAGACTATTTCAATAGTGTCAAGCGTTTTAACCCAGTCAAGAAAACGTGGCACCAGGTATCCCCGATGCACTCCAAGCGTTGCTATGTCAGCGTGACAGTCCTCGGTAATTTTATTTATGCCATGGGAGGATTTGATGGCTACGTGCGTCTCAACACTGCTGAACGTTATGAGCCAGAGACCAACCAATGGACACTCATTGCCCCCATGCATGAACAGAGGAGTGACGCGAGTGCCACAACACTCCATGGAAAG GTCTACATATGTGGCGGGTTTAACGGAAATGAATGCCTGTCAACGGCAGAAGTGTACAACGCTGAGAGTAATCAGTGGACAGTCATAGCACCCATGAGAAGCAGGAGGAGTGGAATAGGCGTAACTGCTTATGGAGAACACGTATATGCG GTAGGCGGCTTTGATGGAGCTAATCGACTTAGGAGTGCAGAAGTCTACAGCCCAGTGGCTAATATCTGGCGCACCATCCCCACTATGTTTACTCCTCGTAGCAATTTTGGTATTGGGGTGGTAGACGACCTCTTGTTTGTGGTGGGTGGTTTTAATGGCTTTACCACCACCTTTAATGTTGAGTGCTATGATGAAAAGACCGAAGAGTGGTATGATGCTCATGACATGAGCATATACCGCAGTGCTCTGAGCTGCTGTGTGGTACCAGGGCTGGCCAACGTTGAGGAATACGCAGCTAGACGAGGCAACTTCACAGGATTAGCACTGCGCGATGAAGTAAGGCATTCCGCCTCGACAAGTACCCTACCTGTATGA
- the KLHL11 gene encoding kelch-like protein 11 isoform X1: protein MAAAAVAAAAAAAAAASLQVLEMESMETAAAGSAGLAAEVRGSGTVDFGPGPGLSAMEASGGDPGPEAEDFECSSHCSELSWRQNEQRRQGLFCDITLCFGGAGGREFRAHRSVLAAATEYFTPLLSGQFSESRSGRVEMRKWSSEPGPEPDTVEAVIEYMYTGRIRVSTGSVHEVLELADRFLLIRLKEFCGEFLKKKLHLSNCVAIHSLAHMYTLSQLALKAADMIRRNFHKVIQDEEFYTLPFHLIRDWLSDLEITVDSEEVLFETVLKWVQRNAEERERYFEELFKLLRLSQMKPTYLTRHVKPERLVANNEVCVKLVADAVERHALRAENIQSGTFQHPASHVSLLPRYGQNMDVIMVIGGVSEGGDYLSECVGYFVDEDRWVNLPHIHNHLDGHAVAVTESYVYVAGSMEPGFAKTVERYNPNLNTWEHVCSLMTRKHSFGLTEVKGKLYSIGGHGNFSPGFKDVTVYNPELDKWHNLESAPKILRDVKALAIEDRFVYIAARTPVDRDTEDGLKAVITCYDTETRQWQDVESLPLIDNYCSFQMSVVNSNFYQTASCCPKSYSLENEEAVRKIASQVSDEILESLPPEVLSIEGAAICYYKDDVFIIGGWKNSDDIDKQYRKEAYRYCAERKRWMLLPPMPQPRCRATACHVRIPYRYLHGTQRYPMPQNLMWQKDRIRQMQEIHRHALNMRRVPSSQIEC, encoded by the exons atggcggcggcggcggtggcggcagcagcagcggcggctGCGGCTGCATCTCTGCAGGTGCTAGAGATGGAGAGCATGGAGACGGCCGCCGCCGGCTCGGCAGGGCTGGCCGCCGAAGTCAGAGGCAGCGGCACGGTGGACTTCGGGCCTGGGCCTGGCTTGTCTGCAATGGAAGCGAGCGGGGGCGACCCGGGCCCGGAGGCCGAGGATTTCGAGTGCAGCTCTCACTGCTCGGAGCTGTCATGGAGGCAGAACGAGCAGCGGCGCCAGGGCCTCTTCTGCGACATTACCTTGTGCTTCGGCGGTGCGGGAGGCCGCGAGTTCCGGGCCCATCGCTCGGTGCTGGCCGCCGCCACCGAGTACTTCACGCCCCTGCTCTCGGGCCAGTTCTCCGAGTCCCGCTCGGGCCGGGTGGAGATGCGCAAGTGGAGCTCCGAGCCCGGGCCCGAACCCGACACGGTGGAAGCTGTTATCGAGTACATGTACACCGGGCGCATCCGCGTCAGCACGGGCAGTGTGCACGAGGTGCTGGAGTTGGCCGACAG gTTCCTATTAATTCGTTTAAAAGAATTTTGTGGAGAATTTCTCAAGAAAAAACTTCATCTGTCTAATTGTGTGGCCATTCATAGTTTAGCTCACATGTATACTCTAAGCCAACTTGCTCTGAAAGCTGCGGATATGATACGGAGAAACTTCCACAAAGTAATTCAGGATGAGGAATTTTATACTTTACCTTTCCACCTCATTCGAGACTGGCTGTCAGACTTGGAGATTACAGTTGATTCTGAAGAGGTTCTATTTGAAACCGTTTTGAAATGGGTTCAGAGAAAtgctgaagagagagagagatactttGAAGAACTTTTTAAATTGCTCAGATTGTCCCAGATGAAACCTACTTACCTTACTCGTCATGTCAAACCAGAGAGGCTGGTGGCCAATAATGAAGTTTGTGTCAAGTTAGTGGCCGACGCAGTGGAGAGGCATGCTCTTAGAGCCGAGAATATACAGTCTGGCACGTTCCAGCATCCTGCGTCTCATGTCTCATTATTACCTCGCTATGGGCAAAACATGGACGTGATCATGGTTATTGGAGGCGTGTCAGAAGGAGGGGACTATTTAAGTGAATGTGTGGGATATTTTGTCGATGAGGACAGATGGGTAAACCTACCCCATATTCATAATCACCTTGATGGACATGCTGTTGCAGTAACAGAATCCTACGTGTATGTTGCTGGGTCGATGGAACCAGGGTTTGCTAAAACTGTGGAAAGGTATAACCCAAACTTGAATACCTGGGAACACGTTTGTAGTCTGATGACAAGGAAGCATTCTTTTGGACTAACAGAAGTCAAAGGGAAGCTATACAGCATTGGAGGACATGGCAACTTCAGTCCTGGTTTTAAAGATGTGACTGTTTATAATCCCGAGCTTGATAAATGGCACAACTTGGAATCAGCACCAAAGATTCTTCGAGACGTTAAAGCACTAGCCATTGAAGACCGGTTTGTGTACATCGCTGCCCGCACTCCTGTGGACCGCGACACTGAAGACGGATTAAAGGCTGTCATCACTTGTTACGATACGGAGACTCGACAGTGGCAAGATGTGGAATCTTTGCCACTTATTGACAATTACTGCTCTTTCCAAATGTCTGTGGTCAATTCAAACTTTTATCAGACAGCCTCATGCTGTCCCAAGAGTTAttctttagaaaatgaagaagcagTAAGAAAAATTGCCAGCCAAGTTTCCGATGAGATCCTTGAAAGCTTACCTCCAGAAGTCCTAAGCATCGAAGGAGCGGCCATTTGCTATTACAAAGATGACGTTTTCATTATTGGAGGCTGGAAAAACAGTGACGATATTGACAAACAGTATCGGAAAGAAGCTTACCGATATTGTGCCGAGAGAAAGAGGTGGATGCTTCTTCCTCCCATGCCACAGCCTCGTTGTAGAGCCACTGCCTGCCATGTGAGAATCCCATACCGGTACTTGCATGGCACTCAGAGATATCCTATGCCTCAAAACTTAATGTGGCAGAAGGACCGGATCAGACAGATGCAAGAAATACATCGACACGCCCTAAACATGCGACGAGTGCCAAGCTCTCAGATAGAATGCTAG